The following are from one region of the Methanomassiliicoccales archaeon LGM-DZ1 genome:
- a CDS encoding putative Ig domain-containing protein, whose translation MKHNAMYVAILAAAIAILGAAALVADGHDGSDAAYSEDYGTVYGIDLAPGFSYSYTPSYPSDLAVTTTIEKYESAGISASMSGKTLSVSVKDGVTSGSYDIILKASSSTGGVSQTAYQHIRINVVSGLSVSGSINDIIKGASVSFTPSGSSGMGAVTWSVKSGTSLPAGLTLSGGKVTGTPTAVGTQTVSLTATAAGESKDLIVHFTVWSKIAGGSAQTITSHGDTVSSAAISNASDIGVTWKVTKGTLPAGFSLNASTGAISGKSAALQSVTVTITGTSSHGPAQTATKQITVRSEPALSLTGPSSLITYPGAPDKTAVFAATSGTSAVTWSVTSATGVSISAGTVTVTDGASAGSVTVTAKTAYGQTATKTLAITKEASAAISGDASLGTTVGTAATQTYTSNVGGTWAVSGAPAGTTVSISSAGVLSVSGSSPAIFNLTITHTTPGGQSVTKTVSCSIVSQLVFTSLPSSGVIAYEA comes from the coding sequence ATGAAACACAATGCAATGTACGTCGCGATCCTCGCGGCCGCCATTGCGATCCTGGGCGCGGCGGCCCTGGTAGCAGACGGCCACGACGGTTCCGACGCGGCATACTCGGAGGACTACGGCACGGTCTACGGGATCGATCTCGCGCCCGGCTTTTCTTACTCCTACACTCCGAGCTACCCGTCGGACCTGGCCGTCACCACGACCATAGAGAAGTATGAAAGCGCCGGAATCTCCGCCTCCATGTCCGGGAAGACCCTCAGCGTCTCCGTCAAGGACGGGGTCACCTCCGGGTCCTACGACATCATCCTGAAAGCGTCCTCCTCAACCGGCGGCGTCTCCCAGACCGCCTACCAGCACATCCGCATCAACGTCGTCTCCGGCCTTTCCGTCTCCGGATCCATCAACGACATCATCAAGGGCGCATCGGTCAGCTTCACCCCCTCCGGGTCCTCCGGGATGGGGGCCGTCACCTGGTCCGTCAAGTCCGGTACCTCCCTCCCCGCAGGGCTGACCCTCTCCGGCGGCAAGGTCACCGGGACCCCGACCGCTGTCGGAACGCAGACGGTCTCCCTCACCGCGACCGCGGCCGGCGAGAGCAAGGACCTCATCGTTCACTTCACCGTCTGGTCCAAGATCGCCGGCGGGTCCGCGCAGACCATCACCTCCCACGGCGACACCGTGAGCTCGGCGGCGATAAGCAACGCCTCCGACATCGGGGTCACTTGGAAAGTGACCAAGGGGACCCTCCCCGCAGGCTTCTCCCTCAACGCATCCACCGGAGCGATCTCCGGCAAATCGGCCGCGCTCCAGTCCGTGACGGTGACCATCACCGGGACCAGCTCGCACGGCCCGGCACAGACCGCGACCAAGCAGATCACCGTCAGGTCCGAGCCCGCTCTGTCCCTGACAGGTCCCTCTTCTCTGATCACCTATCCGGGGGCCCCCGACAAGACCGCGGTCTTCGCTGCGACCTCCGGGACCTCCGCCGTCACCTGGTCCGTCACATCCGCTACCGGGGTCTCCATCTCCGCCGGGACCGTCACCGTCACCGATGGCGCATCCGCAGGATCCGTGACCGTCACCGCCAAGACCGCCTACGGCCAGACCGCGACGAAGACGCTCGCGATCACCAAGGAGGCGTCCGCTGCAATCAGCGGCGACGCATCCCTCGGTACGACCGTCGGCACCGCTGCCACGCAGACCTACACCTCCAACGTCGGAGGGACCTGGGCCGTCTCCGGAGCTCCCGCCGGGACCACCGTCAGCATCTCTTCCGCCGGCGTGCTCTCGGTCTCCGGGAGCTCGCCCGCGATATTCAATCTGACCATTACTCACACGACGCCTGGGGGCCAGTCGGTGACCAAGACCGTCAGCTGCAGCATCGTCTCGCAGCTCGTCTTCACCTCTCTCCCGTCGTCCGGCGTGATCGCTTACGAGGCCTGA
- a CDS encoding InlB B-repeat-containing protein, with protein MNRTINIKSFAALAAVIMAAAAMAAFLPSDDADADAETYDTDLGQKWSMRIQFVFSGKDAQSIEWDFGDGSEHSTEWNPLHEYAKTGVYYGKQTVTNPLGTDDMTFRIEVMGYPTVAFDSNGGTAVETIKCTSFGQIVSAPKAPTKEGAEFAGWYADKGLTQAVDWSQGVKKAVTYYAKWTGETPAEPEGHSVQILAADGSVIATYTVGDGSKLSEAQIAKDLGKDGKVLSGVYTDKDLKDKFDFGTAVTGDLTLYAGYTDVTHPEDSSDWAVIGLFFAGIAAIIAFAFVRHPACIIAGIAMIAVAALIHMGVISW; from the coding sequence ATGAACAGAACGATCAACATCAAGAGCTTCGCGGCGCTGGCGGCCGTCATCATGGCCGCCGCCGCGATGGCGGCGTTCCTCCCGTCCGATGACGCGGACGCCGATGCCGAGACCTACGACACCGATCTCGGACAGAAATGGAGCATGAGGATCCAGTTCGTCTTCTCCGGCAAGGATGCGCAGAGCATCGAATGGGACTTCGGGGACGGATCCGAGCACAGCACCGAATGGAACCCCCTCCACGAGTATGCGAAGACCGGAGTCTACTACGGCAAGCAGACCGTGACAAACCCTCTCGGGACCGATGATATGACCTTCAGGATCGAGGTCATGGGATACCCGACGGTCGCCTTCGACAGCAACGGCGGCACCGCCGTCGAGACCATCAAGTGCACGTCCTTCGGCCAGATCGTCTCCGCGCCCAAGGCCCCGACGAAGGAAGGGGCGGAGTTCGCCGGATGGTACGCCGACAAGGGCCTCACCCAGGCCGTCGACTGGAGCCAGGGCGTGAAGAAGGCCGTCACCTACTACGCCAAATGGACCGGGGAGACCCCCGCCGAGCCCGAGGGACACTCCGTGCAGATCCTCGCCGCCGACGGGTCCGTCATCGCGACCTACACCGTCGGAGACGGGTCCAAGCTCTCCGAGGCGCAGATCGCCAAGGACCTCGGCAAGGACGGGAAGGTCCTCTCCGGCGTCTACACCGATAAGGACCTCAAGGACAAGTTCGACTTCGGCACCGCCGTCACCGGAGATCTGACCCTCTATGCCGGGTACACCGACGTGACCCACCCCGAGGACTCCTCCGACTGGGCCGTCATCGGCCTCTTCTTCGCAGGGATCGCGGCCATCATCGCCTTCGCTTTCGTCCGCCATCCTGCCTGCATCATCGCAGGGATCGCGATGATCGCGGTCGCAGCGCTCATCCACATGGGAGTGATCTCATGGTGA
- a CDS encoding InlB B-repeat-containing protein — MARVQSQFAASAGLVMLALVMAAVGALIIADSGDDSDADAGTSPAICTVTINPGAHGTGSIIAWSVFSGNSIELPAAAFAPEDSEKYYLAGYAESSGGSAKYSAGQEIAVRSDMKLWAVWSEPDGMFDSNAPASGSASATWSYKPIDRTSYSGGNPGMWAAMAEILGYSTDLVVDSMPDWMTMTHSESWNEVEFKGSPTGPGVYLVRVHPEKHSDFSIFWAITVKASSDTAHRLTFDANGGTGSYSVAPGAEGTCTVLPSAGFAKTGYTLAAWSTKISGQTVYYPLSAAYTFTDHDAVMSAYYAPNEGVMVFDANGGVSSAGAQAYIVQSGGSVTLPSTGYTMPGHVLVGWRYSNEPSGAVYAPGYQLPVAAATPTNAMSAVWADASASLHKVTFSSNGGSDAGTGNSISVPAGTKVALPSVGFTKNGYTLHGWNTKADGSGDAYDRGASYTVGSADSTVYAVWSASQASEMHVVSFILNGGKGSIPSQSVPDGSTASKPNDPMMDGYVFKGWQQIGGSAGYFDFSKPIISDTYLRAIWQRAISVSVTGLAVSVALDANAPGTGYAAISWGDGSAQQTFYRTVTKTMAAGTSGDLTVTLSTGQKVSAHWEVSSGATGQFKVTVLDDGGKVLRTYTVSSGKELSKSSVMKDLAREGKSVTLYTDAAHEHEYGWGAVNGDLVLYAHYTDKGSSGTADTAAIAAAILCAVCIAGFAYFRNPSLLAAAIALGAVAAMIKVMI; from the coding sequence ATGGCGAGGGTTCAGTCGCAGTTCGCCGCATCTGCGGGGCTCGTGATGCTCGCCCTTGTCATGGCGGCCGTCGGGGCCCTCATCATCGCCGATTCCGGCGATGACAGCGATGCGGACGCGGGCACCTCGCCCGCGATCTGCACCGTGACCATCAACCCCGGCGCCCACGGAACAGGGAGCATCATCGCCTGGAGCGTGTTCTCCGGCAACAGCATCGAGCTCCCTGCGGCCGCATTCGCCCCCGAGGACAGCGAGAAGTACTATCTTGCAGGCTACGCCGAATCTTCCGGCGGGTCCGCGAAGTACTCCGCCGGCCAGGAGATCGCGGTCAGGTCGGACATGAAGCTCTGGGCCGTCTGGTCGGAGCCCGACGGGATGTTCGATTCGAACGCCCCCGCGTCCGGATCTGCGTCCGCCACATGGTCCTACAAGCCTATCGACCGCACGAGCTACTCCGGCGGCAACCCAGGCATGTGGGCGGCGATGGCCGAGATCCTCGGCTACAGCACGGACCTCGTCGTCGACAGCATGCCAGACTGGATGACGATGACCCACTCCGAGTCCTGGAACGAGGTCGAGTTCAAGGGGTCCCCGACCGGGCCCGGGGTCTACCTGGTCAGGGTCCATCCGGAGAAGCACAGCGATTTCTCCATCTTCTGGGCGATCACGGTCAAGGCTTCGTCCGACACCGCCCACAGGCTCACGTTCGATGCGAACGGCGGCACCGGCAGCTACTCCGTTGCACCGGGCGCCGAGGGCACCTGCACGGTGCTCCCGTCCGCCGGGTTCGCGAAGACGGGTTACACTCTGGCGGCCTGGAGCACGAAGATCTCCGGGCAGACGGTCTACTACCCTCTCTCCGCCGCCTACACCTTCACGGATCATGACGCCGTGATGAGCGCATACTACGCCCCGAACGAGGGCGTGATGGTCTTCGACGCCAACGGCGGGGTCTCCTCCGCCGGGGCCCAGGCATACATCGTCCAGTCTGGCGGATCCGTGACCCTCCCCTCCACCGGGTACACCATGCCCGGGCACGTGCTGGTCGGCTGGAGGTACTCCAACGAGCCCTCCGGCGCGGTCTACGCGCCAGGATACCAGCTGCCTGTGGCGGCCGCCACGCCGACCAACGCCATGTCAGCGGTCTGGGCAGATGCCTCGGCCTCCCTGCACAAGGTCACGTTCAGCTCCAACGGCGGATCCGACGCCGGCACCGGCAACTCGATCTCCGTCCCGGCAGGGACCAAGGTCGCCCTGCCCTCCGTAGGGTTCACCAAGAACGGCTACACTCTCCACGGATGGAACACCAAGGCCGACGGCTCCGGCGACGCTTACGATCGCGGCGCAAGCTACACCGTCGGATCCGCCGACTCGACAGTGTATGCTGTATGGAGTGCCAGTCAGGCATCCGAGATGCACGTGGTATCGTTCATCCTCAACGGCGGCAAGGGGTCGATCCCCAGCCAATCCGTCCCCGACGGGTCCACGGCCTCCAAGCCGAACGATCCGATGATGGACGGCTATGTGTTCAAAGGATGGCAGCAGATCGGCGGCTCCGCGGGCTACTTCGACTTCTCCAAGCCGATAATCTCGGACACTTACCTCCGCGCCATCTGGCAGCGTGCCATCTCCGTATCGGTGACTGGCCTGGCGGTCTCCGTCGCACTGGATGCCAACGCCCCCGGCACCGGCTACGCCGCGATCAGCTGGGGCGACGGCTCGGCCCAGCAGACCTTCTACAGGACCGTCACGAAGACCATGGCCGCCGGGACCTCCGGCGACCTGACCGTCACCCTCTCCACCGGGCAGAAGGTGTCCGCCCACTGGGAAGTGTCCTCCGGGGCCACGGGCCAGTTCAAGGTCACCGTCCTGGACGATGGCGGGAAGGTCCTCAGGACCTACACCGTCTCCTCCGGCAAGGAGCTCTCCAAGAGCTCCGTCATGAAGGACCTGGCCAGGGAAGGGAAGAGCGTGACGCTCTACACCGACGCCGCGCACGAGCATGAGTATGGGTGGGGCGCCGTCAACGGCGACCTGGTCCTCTACGCCCACTACACTGACAAGGGCAGCAGCGGAACCGCCGATACGGCCGCGATCGCTGCCGCGATCCTCTGCGCCGTCTGCATCGCCGGTTTCGCCTACTTCCGCAACCCGTCCCTGCTGGCCGCCGCGATCGCACTGGGCGCTGTTGCCGCCATGATCAAGGTGATGATTTGA